The Sporosarcina ureae genomic sequence CGTCTGACATCTCAAACAGTTCTTTAAAGCGTCTTTTATCAAATGCATCTGTATTCAGTACGGAGCGATGATCTCTAATTATTTTACTTCTTTTCATAGACTATCACTCCTTTTACATTCTGAAGAAGACACCACGTTGCTCACCATTTTCGTCTTTCTTTTCGTTCGTTTCACCGTAGTATGCAGTATCCATTCGACTACTTTCTACTTCATTTTTCAAGGAAGTAATTTGTTTTTGTAAGTGATCCACTTCAGTAGTACGGCTTACATTTTGCTCTTTTAGATTATTTAATTCGGTTGATAAAGCAGAAATCTTCTGGACCGCTTCCATACCTGCTTCTGTTGATTGATCACGTACTGCGGAATCATAGATTTCATTCGCTTCATTTTCAATCGCTGAAAGCCTTTGTGCTAATACATCTTGTGAGTGTTTGCGAACAATAGTACAAACAGTCTCTTTTTGATCCAAAGTCTCCCAGAGTGCATTCTCAAGAATCACCATATCATCTGCCTGTACGGATTCTCTTTGATTGATCAAAGCCCTCGCTTGCAAGATACTTAAAGATTGTTTGAATCGACGATCCGACGGCTGAATTCCTTCGTCCTGGAGTTCTCTTCGAATGGTAGACAATGTCTCATATATTTCATCTGGAAGATGTACTTTGTTGGTCATGTTTTGAAGTTGTACTAAGTCATCCAAATGCATCGTCGGGATTTCAATATGTTCACCTTCATCTTTCATCATCGATACAAAATTTGTTTCATCTGCAATGAAATTGATTTCGAAACGTAATAGGAAACGGTCAAATAATGCTTCAAGCCCTTCACCTTCTTCAGGGTATTCGTTGGAAGCACCAATGACCGACATTAATGGCACTTCCATAGGTTGTCCATCATTATAAAATAACCTTTCGTTGATTAAGGTTAATAAACTGTTTAATATGGCAGAGTTTGCTTTAAATATTTCATCCAAAAACACCAAATGCGCTTCTGGCATTTTAGTAGCAGTGTTGCGCTTATAAACGCCTTCTTCTAAATCTTTTAACGACAAAGGTCCGAATACTTCTTCAGGGGTACTGAATCTGGTCAGTAACCATTGAAAATAGGACGTACCGTTCACGATTTTTGCTAACTCAACTGATAGTGCAGATTTCGCTGTCCCAGCCGGCCCAATCATTAACATATGTTGTTTAGATAGAAGAGCTACTAAAATTCCTTCTACTTCATTTTCACGTTCAAAGAACTTTGCGTTCAATGCCTTTTTTATTTCATGTAACTTCTTTATATTAGTATCCATATAGACATCCCCTCAATTCATAATAACGAATCATTGTTCTCTTTATGTAACAGTGTGACTGTAATAGGAAGCTTTTAACCATCTAACCCATGACTTTTTCCATAATTGTTTAAAATTTTATTTTTTATTCTTGTCTAACCTTTTACATAACGTTATACATTTGGATTAAGCAATTATTTTCAGTAACCTTTCTACTTCTCTTACCCCTTTTAACACTTATCCACTCGTTTGATGAATAATTTCTTGAATATATTTTCAAAATACTGTACAAGGATTAGACAACCACTATCGTGATGCTAGACAAGTAGTTAAATGCTGTAATAACAAAAAGGCTATCCATCGCAATGATGGATAGCCTTTTCTTTTACTTGCAGGTTATCGTGTGCTTGTTAGAAATCTTAATACTATACCTGGTCTACTACTACATTTCCATTCTGATCTAGTAATGCAGTAATTCCATTACATGACCAATCCATGTATGAAGATAGTTTACTCACGTATTCCGATCGACTAATATAGTTATTCTTCCTACAGCTGGGATATCGTCTGTCGATTTCACATAGTATCGCATCTATGCTTCTTCTTTTTTATCTCCAAACATATGAAACTGGCTTTATTTAGCTTCCTATTGTAATCGCATTCCCTTTATTTTGTAAAGTAGATACTATACTTAATGCTGCCAGATAACTTGTTTTAGGGTT encodes the following:
- a CDS encoding AAA family ATPase; this translates as MDTNIKKLHEIKKALNAKFFERENEVEGILVALLSKQHMLMIGPAGTAKSALSVELAKIVNGTSYFQWLLTRFSTPEEVFGPLSLKDLEEGVYKRNTATKMPEAHLVFLDEIFKANSAILNSLLTLINERLFYNDGQPMEVPLMSVIGASNEYPEEGEGLEALFDRFLLRFEINFIADETNFVSMMKDEGEHIEIPTMHLDDLVQLQNMTNKVHLPDEIYETLSTIRRELQDEGIQPSDRRFKQSLSILQARALINQRESVQADDMVILENALWETLDQKETVCTIVRKHSQDVLAQRLSAIENEANEIYDSAVRDQSTEAGMEAVQKISALSTELNNLKEQNVSRTTEVDHLQKQITSLKNEVESSRMDTAYYGETNEKKDENGEQRGVFFRM